One genomic window of Sulfurovum lithotrophicum includes the following:
- a CDS encoding PAS domain-containing protein, translating to MDFSRLYREAASVKGGRFMQRPDPVDQEYKFEDGLIVSSTDLKGIITYANRTFCNIAGYTKKELTGKNHNIVRHPDMPKAAFKELWETIKAGKEWTGIVKNLRKDGKYYWVYSHITPIMDKEGEITGYTAARRPATTAEIEEVVPVYKRMVEEEKK from the coding sequence ATGGATTTTAGTCGTCTCTACAGAGAGGCTGCTTCAGTCAAGGGAGGAAGATTCATGCAAAGACCAGATCCTGTAGATCAAGAATATAAATTCGAGGACGGATTGATCGTAAGTTCAACGGACCTCAAAGGCATTATCACTTATGCCAACCGTACATTTTGCAACATTGCCGGATATACCAAAAAAGAACTGACAGGCAAGAACCACAATATCGTTCGGCATCCGGACATGCCCAAAGCCGCTTTCAAAGAGTTATGGGAGACGATAAAAGCGGGGAAAGAGTGGACAGGTATCGTCAAGAATCTCAGAAAAGACGGAAAATACTACTGGGTTTATTCGCATATTACACCTATCATGGACAAGGAAGGTGAAATAACCGGATACACTGCGGCAAGAAGACCCGCCACCACTGCAGAAATCGAGGAAGTCGTGCCTGTCTATAAAAGAATGGTAGAAGAAGAAAAAAAGTAA
- the uvrC gene encoding excinuclease ABC subunit UvrC, producing MISTVRSLPDSPGVYQYFDDKDKLLYVGKAKSLKNRIKSYWRFTPTFIPNPGQSPRIIKMLHEAVRLDYIIVESEEDALILENSLIKQLKPKYNILLRDDKTYPYIYIDESEAYPRFEITRKVVKGKKITYYGPFPNGGRALFDALYEIFPLVQKKSCLHKGKACLFYQIKKCLAPCEGKVSKDAYAEIVKEAKQAITKRSILTKTLQEKMQKLAVQERFEEAAALRDSIEAISSLHISSNIDLANQMDLDIFAILNGDERGVIVKLFMRNGKIISSAYSYFRHTHIFDCNEAYRQALLEFYTIDTPYVSKEILTAHHFEDALQVARTLSSRFEKKISIETPQRGPKAKLAKLALQNCKELLKKKDNDTIMEQKIADLLELSTIPYRVESFDNSHMMGAATVGGMVVWDEGKWDKHSYRRYELHARDEYGQMKEMLTRRIADFKTQPAPDLWILDGGQANLNLALSLLKDAQINLDVIAIAKEKLDARAHRAKGAAKDILYTAAGIIELKPNDKRLQWIQKQRDEAHRYAITYHQNKKRKEDTQVSLLNKKGIGKATIKKLIDYFGTFEAIAHASSEEIEKVTNKKISNIIKNNNGEM from the coding sequence ATGATATCCACGGTTAGATCACTGCCGGATTCCCCCGGTGTCTATCAGTATTTTGACGACAAGGATAAGCTGCTCTATGTCGGAAAAGCCAAAAGCCTCAAGAACCGCATCAAGAGCTACTGGCGTTTTACACCGACATTCATTCCCAATCCCGGCCAGAGCCCCCGTATCATCAAAATGCTGCATGAAGCCGTACGCCTTGATTATATCATTGTAGAGAGTGAAGAGGATGCCCTGATCCTGGAGAATTCTCTGATCAAACAGCTCAAACCCAAATACAATATCCTGCTTCGGGATGATAAGACCTACCCCTACATCTATATTGACGAATCAGAGGCCTATCCCCGTTTCGAGATCACCCGAAAAGTAGTCAAGGGTAAGAAGATCACCTACTACGGCCCTTTCCCCAATGGCGGCAGAGCCCTGTTCGATGCGCTCTATGAAATCTTCCCCCTGGTCCAGAAAAAATCCTGCCTTCACAAAGGGAAAGCCTGCCTCTTCTACCAGATCAAAAAGTGCCTGGCTCCCTGTGAAGGCAAAGTCTCGAAGGATGCCTATGCCGAGATCGTTAAAGAAGCAAAACAGGCGATCACCAAACGCAGTATACTTACTAAAACACTGCAGGAGAAGATGCAAAAACTAGCCGTACAGGAGCGCTTTGAAGAAGCTGCCGCCCTGCGCGACAGTATAGAAGCAATCTCTTCCCTGCACATCTCCTCGAATATCGATCTTGCCAATCAGATGGATCTGGATATCTTTGCCATCCTCAACGGTGACGAACGTGGGGTCATTGTCAAGCTCTTCATGCGCAACGGAAAGATCATCTCGAGTGCCTACAGCTACTTCAGGCATACGCATATTTTTGACTGCAACGAGGCATACAGACAGGCACTGCTGGAATTTTACACCATCGACACTCCCTATGTCAGCAAAGAGATACTTACCGCACACCACTTTGAAGATGCCCTCCAGGTCGCCCGGACGCTCAGCAGCCGTTTTGAAAAAAAGATCAGTATTGAAACACCGCAGAGAGGTCCCAAGGCAAAACTGGCAAAACTGGCCCTCCAGAACTGTAAGGAACTCTTGAAGAAAAAAGACAATGACACGATCATGGAACAAAAGATAGCCGATCTGCTGGAACTCTCAACCATCCCATACCGCGTTGAGAGCTTTGACAATTCCCATATGATGGGTGCCGCTACGGTAGGAGGAATGGTTGTATGGGATGAAGGAAAATGGGACAAACACTCCTACAGGCGCTACGAACTGCATGCACGGGATGAATATGGCCAGATGAAAGAGATGCTCACTCGGCGCATAGCCGACTTCAAGACACAGCCTGCTCCGGATCTATGGATACTCGACGGGGGACAGGCCAACCTCAATCTTGCACTCTCCCTCCTCAAAGACGCACAGATAAACCTGGATGTCATCGCCATTGCCAAAGAGAAACTAGATGCCAGGGCACATCGCGCCAAAGGAGCGGCCAAAGACATTCTTTATACTGCAGCCGGCATCATTGAACTCAAACCCAATGACAAACGCCTGCAGTGGATTCAGAAGCAGCGTGATGAAGCACACCGTTATGCCATTACCTACCACCAGAACAAAAAGCGCAAAGAAGATACACAGGTCTCACTTCTGAACAAAAAAGGTATCGGCAAAGCAACGATAAAAAAACTCATAGACTACTTCGGCACATTCGAAGCCATTGCCCATGCCAGCAGTGAAGAGATAGAGAAAGTTACAAATAAGAAAATTTCCAATATTATCAAAAATAATAATGGTGAAATGTAG
- a CDS encoding DciA family protein, with translation MKKVSAILSHLTNQPQFRSLKQHACYKKYISLLGAKWQKAIAFVYIQNDTLFVAVTHPGFKMELNYNKDILKGVLTQLASHDKSCEMLQQAGKIVIFHSKYRSAMTEETDNATVPYYNELASADFIIESQDEELKEKFETIKKRIKTQREAEQS, from the coding sequence ATGAAAAAAGTCTCTGCGATTCTCTCTCATCTTACCAACCAACCTCAGTTCAGATCTTTGAAGCAGCATGCCTGTTACAAAAAGTATATCTCGCTGCTTGGTGCAAAATGGCAGAAGGCCATCGCCTTTGTCTATATACAGAACGATACACTTTTTGTCGCCGTGACACATCCCGGCTTCAAAATGGAACTCAATTATAATAAAGATATATTAAAGGGCGTATTAACCCAGCTCGCAAGTCATGACAAAAGCTGTGAAATGCTCCAGCAGGCAGGAAAGATCGTCATTTTTCACAGCAAGTACCGTTCTGCCATGACTGAGGAAACGGACAATGCAACCGTTCCCTACTATAATGAACTCGCCTCAGCCGATTTCATTATTGAAAGTCAGGATGAAGAACTCAAAGAAAAATTCGAAACGATCAAGAAACGGATCAAAACACAGAGGGAAGCAGAGCAGTCATGA